AACAGGTCTTCCATCTCGACATAGCCCTGGGATATCAACATCGCGGCCTGGAGAAGATGTTGCCCGGGGGGCCGGACAAACGCACGATACATTATATCGAGACCGCCGCCGGCGATACCACCATAGGGCATACGCTGGCGTATTGCCAGGCCATGGAAAGCCTGTCCGATCGCGAGGTACCGTTAAGGGCCTCCGTGCTCCGGGCCATTATGCTTGAGCTTGAACGGCTCGCGAACCATACCGGTGACCTTGGAGCTATGGCCGGGGACATCGGGTACCTTCCGACATCATCATATTGCGGCCGGCTGCGCGGTGAGTTCCTCAACATGACCGCGCTTATCTGCGGTAACCGATTCGGGCGCAACATGGTGAGGCCCGGAGGCGTTACGCGCGACATGGACACGACCATGATAAAAGAACTGAGAGAACGCCTGTCCAGGACATTCTCGGACGTAAAGAACGCGGTCTCTCTGCTCTGGTCTTCTTCCCTTGTCGTCGACAGGTTCGATGAAACAGGCATTATATCGGAACGAACGGCATCCGGCCTCGGCCTGGTAGGTGTCGCGGCCAGGGCCTGCGGAATAGAACGGGATGTGCGCTTCGACATGCCAGTGGGCGCGTTCAGGTTCTCCCATATACCGATCTCGACGCATTCCACCGGGGATGTCTTCGCGCGCGCTTTCGTAAGATGGCTGGAGATACAAAGGTCCGTGGAATTCATCTTCGACCAGCTGGACAATCTCCCGAACGACGGGATTTTCTCTCCCCTGCCGGAAATAAGGCCGGGCAAAATGGTCGTATCCCTGGTCGAGGGATGGCGCGGAGAAATATGCCATTCCGTCCTGACCGGGGCGAACGGAAAAATAGCCGGGTACAAGATAGTCGATCCGTCGTTCCATAACTGGCCTGGCCTGGCCATGGCGTTGCGAGGAGAAGAAATCTCCAATTTCCCTCTTTGCAATAAGAGCTTTGACCTGTCATATTGCGGACATGACCTTTAAACTGGACAAGGAATTACCATGATAAGAACACTATACGCCAGATCAAAACAAGGTTACAGGACGATGCCTTTTCCTCCGGGGAACGATACCCTTCCGGAAAGGTTCCTGGGGATGCCCTTTATCGCGGACGGAATATCCGGAGAGGATATCCGTGAATGCGTATCCGTCTGCCCTACGGGAGCGATCGACGCCCCTGGAGGGAATATTTCCCTCGATCTCGGGAAATGTATTTTTTGCGGGGCATGCGACAAAGCCTGCGCCGGCAAAGCCGTGACTTTCACGCGTGAATACCGTTTGGCGTCAAGAAAAAGGGATGGGCTGGTCCTTTCGAACGAACCAGCCCGGGAAGAGAAAGACCCGGGAAAGAACATAAAACATATTTTCGGCCGGTCCCT
This region of Candidatus Omnitrophota bacterium genomic DNA includes:
- a CDS encoding NADH-quinone oxidoreductase subunit C, with amino-acid sequence MDTRAVRTYNCGEIDIKDIPVLSVSDLSETAFRGTREDARISSFWGSNDGSGNTVLTMVLARDKDGYLEVMSTSVKGSYPSLSGNIPQAHLFEREIYEQCGVRPEGHPCLKPVRRPASAGDFLSISGEEIHEVAVGPVHAGIIEPGHFRFQCHGEQVFHLDIALGYQHRGLEKMLPGGPDKRTIHYIETAAGDTTIGHTLAYCQAMESLSDREVPLRASVLRAIMLELERLANHTGDLGAMAGDIGYLPTSSYCGRLRGEFLNMTALICGNRFGRNMVRPGGVTRDMDTTMIKELRERLSRTFSDVKNAVSLLWSSSLVVDRFDETGIISERTASGLGLVGVAARACGIERDVRFDMPVGAFRFSHIPISTHSTGDVFARAFVRWLEIQRSVEFIFDQLDNLPNDGIFSPLPEIRPGKMVVSLVEGWRGEICHSVLTGANGKIAGYKIVDPSFHNWPGLAMALRGEEISNFPLCNKSFDLSYCGHDL